The genomic DNA TGTATCAGCGAGAGTTCTTATTGCATCAATTTCTAAGTCGAGCCTTCCAGTCTTGCCACTTTGCATTACCACAATCTTCGCACCTAACTTGATAGCTACATCCAATACAGCCTTAGCAACCTTAAAGTGCCTACTGTAGTATATACTGTCCCTTAGGTTTATTGATACTGGCATCCTAAGTATGTACTCAATCCCAACCCCTCTAAGGGCGGCTTCAACTTCTTGTAGATTGTTTTCAATAACAATTCCGTTCTTTATCAAACCAAGAGCGTGGGGAAATATCTGGACAAAATCGTAGTTTTTTATCTTAATTTCAGCAAGAATCGAGGGTAAAGTCCTTCCCTCCCTGATGAAATGGGGATATATGCTTACTCCAACTTTCATCCATAACTCACCTTGAGAGACCATCAAGCGAAAGACTTAAAAGTCTTCCGTGGGTGAGGTAATTCCGGGCAGTGCCGGGGTAGCTTAGCCTGGTCAAAGCGCCCGGCTCATAGGGCCACTCCCCCGTGAGGGGGAGCCTGAGAAACCGGGAGATCCGGGGTTCGAAGCCCCGCCCCGGCACCACTTTTTCTGAGCATAGGTATTTTTAAGGAGTTAGGCATAGATAAGAGGGGATAGAAATGCACTTAATGGAGTTTCCTAGGGAGGTTGTTCTTGGACATAACTTAATTCCCGAGGTTGTTAACATAGCTAAAAGGCTTAAACTTGAATCCCCTGTCCTAGTTGTTTATGGCCCAAAAACGAAAGAAATAGCAGGCAAAGACGTTGAAAGAGAGTTAAAATCAGCTTTTGACGTTCATTCCATCACTGTTAAAGAAGCAAACACGGAGAATGTGAAGAAGGTTCTTGCTAAAATAAGGGATCTGGGGATTAAATGGGCAATAGCGGTTGGCGGTGGAAGCATAATAGATGTAACAAAGCTTGCAAGCTACAAATCAGGCATCCCCTTTATCAGCTTCCCCACAACGGCATCACACGATGGAATAGCAAGTGCAAACGCATCGATAAAGGGGCTTGGGACAAAAACCTCAATAAAGGCAAGACCTCCGCTAGCAGTAGTTGCGGACATAGGGATAATAAAGACCGCTCCCAAACGATACTTAGCCGCAGGTGTTGGAGATGTTATCAGCAACATAACAGCTGTTAGGGATTGGAGATTGGCCCACAAGATTAGAGGAGAATACTTCAGCGAATATGCAGCTGCTTTAAGCCTAATGAGTGCGAAGATGGTTATGAGGGATGCCGAGGTAATAAGGCTCGGAGAAGATGAGGGAGTTAGAAAGGTCGTTAAGGCCCTTATATCAAGTGGAGTGGCCATGAGCATAGCAGGCTCCTCAAGACCAGCAAGTGGAGCTGAGCATCTCTTTAGCCACGCCCTCGATATGTTGCTCGACAAGCCCGCCCTTCATGGCGAGCAGACAGGAATAGGAACGATAATAATGGCTTATCTACACGGAATAAACTGGAAAAAGATAAAGGAAACCCTAAAAACCGTTGGAGCACCAACTACAGCGTACGAGCTTGGAATTGATCCAGAGATTATTATAGAGGCTTTGACAATAGCCCATACGATAAGGCCAGAGAGATACACGATTCTGGGAAGGGATGGCCTCACCAGAGAAGCCGCTGAGAGAGCTGCTAAAATCACGGGTGTAATTTGAGGAGGTGATCGGATGGTCATCACTCTAGTTGGTGAAAAGTTAGCTAAACCTGGGCTTGAATTCGTATATTATGGACCAGGAGAACCGTGCAAAACATGCAAGCTTGCAAGAGTTTGCATAGGGAACCTAGAACCTGGGAGGAGGTACAAGATAGTTAGGGTAAGGAACATCGAACATCCGTGCCCGCTCCATGAAGGGAAGGTAAGGGTTGTTGAGGTCGTTGAGCCAGCAATAGAAGTGCTTATAGATCCCAGGTACGCAATAGCAGGAAGCAAGATAAAGCTCAGCTTCGTAGAGTGCGAAGAACCAGACAAAATTGACTTAGTAAAACCAGAAGGGCTCTTCGAGGGTGACATTGTCAAAATCCTAGAGATCCTTGGAGATGTTGAGTGTAATGGGAAAAAGTACAAGCTGGCAAGGGTGATGAGGGAAAAAGAATAGTCACATCTTCTCAGGCGCATCGATGCCCATGAGCCAAAGTGCATTCCGGAGAACCTGCTTCACTGCCATGACTAGCAATAATCTTGCCTCCCTAATCCCCCTTTCTGCCTTTATAACTGGGTGATCCATGTAGAACTTGTTAAACAGCGAAGCTAACTCATTGGCGTACCAAGCTATTAGGTGGGGCTTCACGTCCCTTCCAGCCTGCTCAACTATCTCTGGGAACTTTGCTAGGAGCATCAATACCTCCCTCTCCCTCTCTGTAAGCTTTTCAAAGTTAGCAACGCCTAAGAGCACCTTCCAATCGGTTACTATTCCATTCTCCTCAGCCTTCCTTAGGATCGAAGCACATCTAGCATGGGCGTATTGGATGTACGGAGCGCTCTCCCCCTCAAAGTTTAAGACATCCTCCCACCTGAACACGACCTTCTTATCAGGGCTGTATTTAATTAGGCTATATCTAACGGCGCCAATCCCAACCTTCTGAGCAATCTCATCCTTTTCCTCCTCGGAGAGTCCTGGGCTCTTCTCTTCTATCAGCTCCCTTGCCCTCTTTATTGCCTCGTTTAGCACCTCATCGACAGTAAACCCAACCCAGGTCCCCTTCCTTCCGGAGAACTTTCCTTCTGGACTCTCCACATGCTCATAGGCTAAGTGATGGAAGTTGTTTGCCGCGTCCTCGTACCCTAAGAGCTGCAAGGCGTACTTAATGGCAAGCTGAGGATGCTTCTGCTCGGCCCCGATGACGTTTATCACGACATCAGCATTTCCGAACCTTCCCGGCATTGGATCCCCATCAGGGGCAGTAGTCCAAGCGTGGAAGTCCCACCTCTTATATAGTAAATCAACATCAACTTTGCCGAACTTCCACAGATGATATGCTATGTCCTTCCCAGTGTAGGTGGCCGTTCCATCGCTCCTCCTCAAGACCAGGTGGGGGTTCTTCATGTCAGGGAACAACTTACTGAGATCCATAACGAAAGCTCCCTTATACTTGCCTTCCTGGGGGGTATAAAAGTTCTCATTCTTTTCAAGGAGTTTCAATGCTATTTCAAAAAGCCTCCTAGCAACGATGTCGCTCTCCCAAACTAGCAGGTCATAGGTAATCTTCAACCTATAAGTGGTCTCCATCTGGGCCCTTACAACTTCCTCAGCCAACCTTCTGCCCTCGGGATCTCCTTCCTCAAGTTTCCTCATGAGCTTTCTAATCTCCTTATCAACCTCAGGATTCTCCTCAATTAACTTGTTAATCTCAACGTACAAGAGTCCCAAAGCATGATCTATGGGATCGTCTTTAAGGCCTGTTTCCTTGAGCTGGCTGTATATTTCCTCAAACTTCTCCTTCAAGTTCAGATAACCCCAGTACACCTGGGCGAACTGAACACCTAGGTCATCTACATAGTTTTGCACTTCAACCTCGTAGCCTAAGAACCTCAGAATTCTGGCTATAGTATCTCCGAGAATTGCATTCCTTGCATGTCCCATATGGAGAGGTTTTGTTGGGTTTACCGAGGTGTGCTCTACTATCACCTTCTTGCCCTTTCCAATTTCACTCCTCCCATAATCGGTCGCCTTGCTAAGTATCTCACTCATTAACAGCTTCGCAAACTCTGCATAGTTTATGAAAAAATTAACGTAACCATTTACAGCCTTAACCTCCCTTATCCCCTCCGGCAGCTTTGCCTCAAGTCTTCTTGCTAATTCCTCCGCTATAACCATCGGAGACTTCTTCATAACCCTTGCCAGCTGAAACGCTACGGCAGTTCCAAAATCCCCCATTTTGGGATTTGGCGTATCAGCAAATTCTATTTTACCCTCCCAATTGGGAGCCATCTCTCTAATAACTTCCCTTAGAGAATTCTCCACTTCGAGCTGAATCCTCTTCAACATTTTCAACACCTCACTTAATTTTAAACCTCAGAAGTGCAGCTATTCCTCCCAGAGCCTTAAGCTTATCCCCTCCCTCATGTTCAGAACTGACAACCACGACATTCGCCCTTAGATTCCTTGCGAGCTCCATCATGTCCTCGAGCTTTTCCCGGTTTTCACTCTTCAATAACTCATCAAGCACGAGCAATGTATCCACCGCCCCATAATTTATCGCTTCTTCAACCTCCTTAAGACCATATGCAACTAGTCCATTTTTGGCTATCTCCTCTATCACTTTCTCAACCAGGCTTATCTCTCTTGAAACCCTATTCTCCATGTAAACTTTATCGACCGTTCCTCTCTTAATGACCTCATAGATTCCAGTCCTGCCTCCCATGCTAGTATCATCAGTAACAACTTTTTTGGCGAGCTCGGGATAGTTTTCCTTGAGAAACTTAACGAAGTCTTCCTTGTAAAACCCTGGACCCGCAATTATAGCCCTGTCTATATTCTCCCTTTCAAAAAGCTCTAGCATCGTCTTAGCAATATCATGGAAGAATCTCTTCTCCTCTTCTTCCCGCTTCACGTTGTACCTCTTCCCTCCAAGGTTGTGCCTTATCGATGCTATAAAGTCAAGGCCGTACTCCCTAACCACGGCAATCTCAGCCTCACCATCCTCAACTGCAACTATCATGACTTTTGCTCTTTTCGAAGCCTCAACGGCTTCCTTTATCCTCTCTATATGGTGGGGTCTCCACCTCTCCTTCTGGATCGTTAAAACTGTCCCCGGTTCAACCGCTATCGTGTGGTACTTTCCCAAGGGCACATCATCCCTGCTCGTGTAAACGATTG from Pyrococcus kukulkanii includes the following:
- a CDS encoding mRNA surveillance protein pelota; this translates as MEILEEKPKEGMVKIKVETLDDLWHLYHVINEGDIVYAKTLRKQAQRSDSLRPEKVEVIPVFLGVKAEKINLHKFANQLRITGPIVYTSRDDVPLGKYHTIAVEPGTVLTIQKERWRPHHIERIKEAVEASKRAKVMIVAVEDGEAEIAVVREYGLDFIASIRHNLGGKRYNVKREEEEKRFFHDIAKTMLELFERENIDRAIIAGPGFYKEDFVKFLKENYPELAKKVVTDDTSMGGRTGIYEVIKRGTVDKVYMENRVSREISLVEKVIEEIAKNGLVAYGLKEVEEAINYGAVDTLLVLDELLKSENREKLEDMMELARNLRANVVVVSSEHEGGDKLKALGGIAALLRFKIK
- a CDS encoding arginine--tRNA ligase → MLKRIQLEVENSLREVIREMAPNWEGKIEFADTPNPKMGDFGTAVAFQLARVMKKSPMVIAEELARRLEAKLPEGIREVKAVNGYVNFFINYAEFAKLLMSEILSKATDYGRSEIGKGKKVIVEHTSVNPTKPLHMGHARNAILGDTIARILRFLGYEVEVQNYVDDLGVQFAQVYWGYLNLKEKFEEIYSQLKETGLKDDPIDHALGLLYVEINKLIEENPEVDKEIRKLMRKLEEGDPEGRRLAEEVVRAQMETTYRLKITYDLLVWESDIVARRLFEIALKLLEKNENFYTPQEGKYKGAFVMDLSKLFPDMKNPHLVLRRSDGTATYTGKDIAYHLWKFGKVDVDLLYKRWDFHAWTTAPDGDPMPGRFGNADVVINVIGAEQKHPQLAIKYALQLLGYEDAANNFHHLAYEHVESPEGKFSGRKGTWVGFTVDEVLNEAIKRARELIEEKSPGLSEEEKDEIAQKVGIGAVRYSLIKYSPDKKVVFRWEDVLNFEGESAPYIQYAHARCASILRKAEENGIVTDWKVLLGVANFEKLTEREREVLMLLAKFPEIVEQAGRDVKPHLIAWYANELASLFNKFYMDHPVIKAERGIREARLLLVMAVKQVLRNALWLMGIDAPEKM
- a CDS encoding NAD(P)-dependent glycerol-1-phosphate dehydrogenase, which gives rise to MHLMEFPREVVLGHNLIPEVVNIAKRLKLESPVLVVYGPKTKEIAGKDVERELKSAFDVHSITVKEANTENVKKVLAKIRDLGIKWAIAVGGGSIIDVTKLASYKSGIPFISFPTTASHDGIASANASIKGLGTKTSIKARPPLAVVADIGIIKTAPKRYLAAGVGDVISNITAVRDWRLAHKIRGEYFSEYAAALSLMSAKMVMRDAEVIRLGEDEGVRKVVKALISSGVAMSIAGSSRPASGAEHLFSHALDMLLDKPALHGEQTGIGTIIMAYLHGINWKKIKETLKTVGAPTTAYELGIDPEIIIEALTIAHTIRPERYTILGRDGLTREAAERAAKITGVI
- a CDS encoding UPF0179 family protein; its protein translation is MVITLVGEKLAKPGLEFVYYGPGEPCKTCKLARVCIGNLEPGRRYKIVRVRNIEHPCPLHEGKVRVVEVVEPAIEVLIDPRYAIAGSKIKLSFVECEEPDKIDLVKPEGLFEGDIVKILEILGDVECNGKKYKLARVMREKE